Proteins from a single region of Streptomyces spinoverrucosus:
- the rpmE gene encoding 50S ribosomal protein L31 has product MKRDIHPAYVETQVSCTCGASFTTRSTIESGAIRAEVCSECHPFYTGKQKILDTGGRVARFEARFGKAAGSKK; this is encoded by the coding sequence TTGAAGCGCGACATCCACCCCGCGTACGTCGAGACGCAGGTCAGCTGCACCTGCGGCGCGTCGTTCACCACCCGCAGCACCATCGAGTCCGGCGCCATCCGGGCCGAGGTCTGCTCCGAGTGCCACCCGTTCTACACGGGCAAGCAGAAGATCCTCGACACCGGTGGCCGTGTGGCCCGCTTCGAGGCCCGCTTCGGCAAGGCTGCCGGCTCCAAGAAGTAG
- the prmC gene encoding peptide chain release factor N(5)-glutamine methyltransferase, whose product MLLAEVAQATQRLADAGVPSPRTDAEELAAFVHGVKRGELHSVKDSDFDARYWEVVARREQREPLQHITGRAFFRYLELQVGPGVFVPRPETESVVGWAIDAVRAMDVVEPLIVDLCTGSGAIALALAQEVPRSRVHAVELSEEALRWTRKNVEGSRVDLRQGDALTAFPDLDGQVDLVISNPPYIPLTEWEYVAPEARDYDPELALFSGEDGLDLIRGLERTAHRLLRPGGVVVIEHADTQGGQVPWIFTEERGWADAADHPDLNNRPRFATARKALP is encoded by the coding sequence CTGCTGCTCGCGGAGGTGGCCCAGGCCACCCAGCGGCTGGCCGACGCCGGCGTGCCCTCGCCGCGCACCGACGCGGAGGAGCTCGCCGCGTTCGTGCACGGCGTGAAGCGGGGCGAGTTGCACTCCGTGAAGGACTCCGACTTCGACGCCCGCTACTGGGAGGTCGTCGCGCGCCGTGAGCAGCGCGAGCCGCTCCAGCACATCACCGGGCGGGCGTTCTTCCGGTACCTGGAACTCCAGGTCGGTCCGGGCGTGTTCGTGCCGCGCCCGGAGACGGAGTCCGTGGTCGGCTGGGCCATAGACGCCGTGCGCGCCATGGACGTGGTCGAGCCGCTGATCGTCGACCTGTGCACCGGCTCCGGCGCCATCGCGCTCGCCCTCGCCCAGGAGGTGCCGCGCTCCCGCGTGCACGCCGTGGAGCTGTCCGAAGAGGCGCTGCGGTGGACCCGTAAGAACGTCGAGGGGTCGCGGGTCGACCTGCGGCAGGGGGACGCCCTGACCGCGTTCCCCGACCTCGACGGTCAGGTCGACCTGGTGATCTCCAACCCGCCGTACATCCCGCTCACCGAGTGGGAGTACGTCGCTCCCGAGGCCCGGGACTACGACCCCGAGCTGGCGCTGTTCTCCGGCGAGGACGGCCTCGACCTCATCCGGGGCCTGGAACGCACCGCGCACCGGCTGCTGCGCCCCGGCGGCGTCGTCGTCATCGAGCACGCCGACACCCAGGGCGGCCAGGTGCCGTGGATCTTCACCGAGGAACGGGGCTGGGCCGACGCGGCCGACCACCCCGACCTCAACAACCGCCCGCGCTTCGCCACCGCCCGTAAGGCGCTGCCGTGA
- the prfA gene encoding peptide chain release factor 1, which produces MFEAVEELVVEHADLEKKLADPSVHADQANARKLNKRYAELTPIVATYRSWKQSGDDIETARELGADDPEFAAEVKELEQHREELTEKLRLLLVPRDPSDDKDVILEIKAGAGGDESALFAGDLLRMYLRYAERIGWKTEIIDATESELGGYKDVQVAVKARGQIEPGQGVWARMKYEGGVHRVQRVPATESQGRIHTSAAGVLVTPEAEEVDVEINPNDLRIDVYRSSGPGGQSVNTTDSAVRITHIPTGVVASCQNEKSQLQNKEQALRILRSRLLAMAQEEAEREAADARRSQVRTVDRSEKIRTYNFPENRISDHRVGFKAYNLDQVLDGDLDAVIQACVDADSAAKLAAA; this is translated from the coding sequence ATGTTCGAGGCCGTCGAGGAGCTCGTCGTCGAGCACGCCGACCTGGAGAAGAAGCTCGCCGACCCGTCGGTCCACGCCGACCAGGCGAACGCGCGCAAGCTGAACAAGCGCTACGCCGAGCTGACCCCGATCGTCGCCACGTACCGCTCCTGGAAGCAGTCCGGCGACGACATCGAGACGGCCCGCGAACTGGGCGCCGACGACCCGGAGTTCGCCGCCGAGGTCAAGGAGCTGGAGCAGCACCGCGAGGAGCTGACGGAGAAGCTCCGCCTGCTGCTGGTCCCGCGCGACCCCAGCGACGACAAGGACGTGATCCTGGAGATCAAGGCGGGCGCAGGCGGCGACGAGTCGGCGCTGTTCGCCGGCGACCTGCTGCGCATGTATCTGCGCTACGCCGAGCGGATCGGCTGGAAGACCGAGATCATCGACGCCACCGAGTCCGAGCTGGGCGGTTACAAGGACGTCCAGGTCGCGGTGAAGGCGCGTGGGCAGATCGAGCCCGGGCAGGGCGTGTGGGCCCGGATGAAGTACGAGGGCGGTGTGCACCGCGTGCAGCGCGTGCCGGCCACCGAGTCCCAGGGCCGGATCCACACCTCCGCGGCCGGTGTCCTCGTCACTCCCGAGGCCGAGGAGGTCGACGTCGAGATCAACCCGAACGACCTGCGCATCGACGTCTACCGGTCCTCCGGGCCCGGCGGCCAGTCCGTCAACACCACCGACTCCGCCGTGCGCATCACGCACATTCCGACCGGAGTCGTCGCCTCCTGCCAGAACGAGAAGAGCCAGCTGCAGAACAAGGAGCAGGCACTGCGTATCCTGCGCTCCAGGCTGCTCGCCATGGCGCAGGAGGAGGCGGAGAGGGAGGCCGCCGACGCCCGCCGCAGCCAGGTCCGTACCGTCGACCGCTCCGAGAAGATCCGTACGTACAACTTCCCGGAGAATCGCATCTCGGACCACCGTGTCGGCTTCAAGGCGTACAACCTCGACCAGGTCCTGGACGGCGACCTCGACGCGGTGATCCAGGCCTGCGTCGACGCGGACTCGGCCGCCAAGCTCGCAGCCGCGTAA
- a CDS encoding LCP family protein, producing the protein MPADSTPGPGIPGEPGTKGPRRRAKGRRRKPRANGHRGLLITAWTAAGIVVLGGTGVGYVYFKLNGNIKSVDIDHALGTDRPGKADNGSENILVLGSDTRSGSNQELGGGADDGSARSDTAMIVHVYEGRKKASVVSIPRDTLIDRPECTDPNGTAHDAASDVMFNSAYTTGGAACAVKTVESLTGIRMDHYLEVDFVGFQKLIDELGGVEITTTEDIDDPDSHLNLKAGTHTLTGKQALGLVRTRHGVGDGSDLGRIQLQQAFIKALVEQVKDIGVFTNPKKLYDLADTATNAVTTDSSLGSVDALMSFASGLKGISAAKMNMVTMPVQYDPADPNRVLLAEAKAQQVWTALKNDKPIPRSATEGTATGTANGVVSAG; encoded by the coding sequence ATGCCTGCCGACAGCACGCCGGGGCCCGGCATACCGGGCGAGCCCGGCACGAAGGGCCCGCGCCGCCGGGCCAAGGGCCGCCGCCGCAAGCCCCGGGCCAACGGCCACAGGGGGCTGCTGATCACGGCCTGGACCGCGGCGGGCATCGTCGTCCTGGGCGGCACCGGCGTCGGGTACGTGTACTTCAAGCTCAACGGCAACATCAAAAGCGTCGACATCGACCACGCCCTGGGCACCGACCGGCCCGGCAAGGCCGACAACGGCTCCGAGAACATCCTGGTCCTGGGCTCGGACACCCGCTCCGGCAGCAACCAGGAGCTGGGCGGCGGCGCCGACGACGGCAGTGCCCGCTCGGACACGGCGATGATCGTGCACGTCTACGAGGGCCGGAAGAAGGCCAGCGTGGTCTCCATCCCGCGCGACACCCTGATCGACCGCCCCGAGTGCACGGACCCGAACGGCACCGCGCACGACGCGGCCTCCGACGTGATGTTCAACTCCGCGTACACCACCGGTGGCGCCGCGTGTGCCGTGAAGACCGTGGAGTCCCTCACCGGCATCCGGATGGACCACTACCTGGAGGTCGACTTCGTCGGCTTCCAGAAGCTCATCGACGAGCTCGGCGGCGTCGAGATCACCACCACCGAGGACATCGACGACCCCGACAGCCACCTGAACCTCAAGGCGGGCACGCACACGCTCACCGGCAAGCAGGCCCTCGGCCTGGTCCGCACCCGGCACGGCGTGGGCGACGGCTCCGACCTCGGCCGCATCCAGCTCCAGCAGGCCTTCATCAAGGCGCTCGTCGAGCAGGTCAAGGACATCGGCGTCTTCACCAACCCCAAGAAGCTGTACGACCTCGCCGACACCGCCACCAACGCGGTCACGACCGACTCCTCCCTCGGCTCGGTGGACGCCCTGATGTCCTTCGCGAGCGGCCTCAAGGGCATCAGCGCGGCAAAGATGAACATGGTCACGATGCCGGTCCAGTACGACCCGGCCGACCCCAACCGAGTCCTCCTCGCAGAGGCGAAGGCCCAGCAGGTCTGGACGGCCCTCAAGAACGACAAGCCCATCCCCAGGTCGGCGACCGAAGGAACAGCAACGGGTACGGCGAACGGCGTGGTCAGTGCCGGTTGA
- a CDS encoding trypsin-like serine protease yields the protein MFTTTSGGGRHRRRIRIALPVSAAGVAVAVAAALLTTSAEAATPLPQPSVRPATISPSAAELERRVVTAVAGDYTAGQTPAKSSYSAGTTEPGIDAKIIGGTTTTITSAPWMAQLWYGDDKGTADTADDVGFFCGGAVVAPTKILTAAHCVAGYDWYRHGSVITGTAQLPSVDDQGYITDLHGGTISGVWRQWHHSSYRSSTIDADVAVLTLPNAVKATPIRMTTAGDTASYAAGTSAKVYGWGRTSSTHDNISETLKTATLPVQSDSTCAAAYGSHFIKGHMVCAGYPATGSDSGTTTACNGDSGGPLVVNNRIVGIVSWGVEDCVAQGAYSVFTKVTTYVGAAYPRVDDTNFDGDHRADLWLRSASTDTGYSRYSRGTSFVAGENWGSWAGMDSVVQADLDRDGYQDLIYRRSSDGDVFWAHYVVSSNSWVTRRIADNWKTRTRILVPGDVTGDYLPDLLSVDSAGKLWIYPGKGNGTFATRVQFGSGWNQYNSLKGHGDFTGDGRTDLIARNASNGYVYLYKGTGKATGAFSGRIKVTTWSTSTYNALNVVGDVSGDGRADLLARTPGGTLYLYRGTGNATGAFFTTRISAGTYFKGYDILA from the coding sequence TTGTTCACGACCACGTCCGGCGGCGGTCGGCACAGACGCCGGATACGTATCGCCCTGCCCGTCTCCGCGGCAGGTGTCGCCGTCGCTGTCGCAGCCGCGCTGCTGACCACCTCCGCCGAGGCGGCGACGCCGCTGCCGCAGCCCTCCGTCAGGCCCGCCACCATCTCCCCGTCGGCCGCCGAGCTGGAGCGGCGGGTCGTCACCGCGGTCGCCGGGGACTACACGGCTGGGCAGACGCCGGCGAAGTCGTCGTACAGCGCCGGGACCACCGAACCGGGCATCGACGCGAAAATCATCGGCGGGACCACCACGACCATCACCTCCGCGCCGTGGATGGCCCAGCTCTGGTACGGCGACGACAAGGGCACCGCCGACACCGCCGACGACGTCGGCTTCTTCTGCGGCGGAGCGGTCGTCGCGCCGACCAAGATTCTCACCGCCGCGCACTGCGTCGCCGGATACGACTGGTACCGCCACGGCTCGGTGATCACCGGCACCGCGCAGCTCCCGTCCGTCGACGACCAGGGCTACATCACCGACCTGCACGGCGGCACCATCAGTGGCGTCTGGCGGCAGTGGCACCACTCCTCGTACCGCTCGTCGACCATCGACGCGGACGTCGCGGTCCTCACCCTGCCGAACGCGGTCAAGGCGACGCCGATCCGCATGACGACAGCCGGGGACACCGCCTCGTACGCCGCCGGGACCAGCGCCAAGGTGTACGGCTGGGGCCGGACCAGCTCCACCCACGACAACATCTCCGAGACGCTGAAGACGGCCACACTGCCCGTCCAGTCGGACAGCACCTGCGCCGCCGCCTACGGCTCCCACTTCATCAAGGGCCACATGGTCTGCGCGGGCTACCCCGCCACCGGCAGCGACAGCGGCACCACCACCGCCTGCAACGGCGACTCCGGCGGCCCGCTGGTGGTCAACAACCGGATCGTCGGCATCGTCTCCTGGGGCGTGGAGGACTGCGTCGCCCAGGGTGCCTACAGCGTCTTCACCAAGGTGACCACGTACGTCGGGGCCGCCTACCCACGTGTGGACGACACCAACTTCGACGGTGACCACCGGGCCGACCTGTGGCTGCGCAGCGCCTCCACGGACACCGGCTACTCCCGGTACTCCCGGGGCACCTCGTTCGTGGCCGGTGAGAACTGGGGCAGCTGGGCCGGCATGGACTCCGTCGTGCAGGCCGACCTCGACCGGGACGGCTACCAGGACCTCATCTACCGGCGCAGCAGCGACGGCGACGTCTTCTGGGCGCACTACGTGGTGTCGAGCAACTCCTGGGTCACCCGGCGGATCGCCGACAACTGGAAGACCCGCACCCGGATCCTGGTCCCGGGTGACGTCACCGGCGACTACCTGCCCGACCTGCTGTCGGTCGACTCGGCCGGCAAGCTGTGGATCTACCCCGGCAAGGGCAACGGCACGTTCGCGACACGCGTGCAGTTCGGCAGCGGATGGAACCAGTACAACTCGCTGAAGGGCCACGGCGACTTCACCGGCGACGGCCGGACCGACCTCATCGCCCGCAACGCGAGCAACGGCTACGTCTATCTGTACAAGGGCACGGGCAAGGCCACCGGGGCGTTCTCCGGCCGGATCAAGGTGACGACCTGGAGCACCTCGACGTACAACGCGCTCAACGTGGTCGGCGACGTCAGCGGCGACGGCCGCGCCGACCTCCTGGCCCGCACGCCCGGCGGCACCCTCTACCTCTACCGGGGCACCGGGAACGCCACGGGTGCGTTCTTCACCACACGGATCTCGGCCGGGACGTACTTCAAGGGGTACGACATCCTCGCCTGA